A genomic region of Zea mays cultivar B73 chromosome 6, Zm-B73-REFERENCE-NAM-5.0, whole genome shotgun sequence contains the following coding sequences:
- the LOC100278389 gene encoding uncharacterized protein LOC100278389, with the protein MAAADSSKPARAATLPARTLLLALPFLSLLLLFLYVYSTTSWRPASGLPATAATTTTTTVATTTTTTVPLTPSPPSPHIRMRRSRYRSYDDYLRHQLNKTLDPRLRRVWATRDWQRKVDAFARLFAGLRDEGLLSNASRALCVGARLGQEVAALRQVGVRGALGIDLAPAPPLVARGDFHAQPFPDATFDFEFSNVFDHALYPDRFAAEVERTLRPGGVAVLHVAVHRRGDRYSANDLLDVRGLVGLFRRCDVVRVSKVDAFGLDTEVILRKKGSSRR; encoded by the coding sequence ATGGCCGCCGCCGACTCGTCCAAGCCCGCGCGCGCGGCCACGCTCCCCGCCCGCACGCTCCTCCTGGCGCTCCCCTTCCtctccctcctcctcctcttcctctaCGTCTACTCCACCACCTCGTGGCGCCCTGCATCAGGCCTCCCCGCAACCgccgcaacaacaacaacaacaaccgtcgccaccaccaccaccaccaccgtgcCGCTGACCCCCTCCCCTCCGTCCCCGCACATCCGGATGCGGCGGTCCCGGTACCGTTCCTACGACGACTACCTCCGCCACCAGCTGAACAAGACGCTGGACCCGCGGCTCCGGCGGGTGTGGGCGACGCGGGACTGGCAGCGGAAGGTGGACGCGTTCGCGCGCCTCTTCGCGGGGCTCCGGGACGAGGGCCTCCTCTCCAACGCGTCCCGCGCGCTCTGCGTCGGCGCGCGCCTGGGCCAGGAGGTGGCCGCGCTGCGCCAGGTGGGCGTCCGGGGCGCGCTCGGCATCGACCTGGCCCCGGCGCCGCCGCTCGTCGCCCGCGGCGACTTCCACGCGCAGCCCTTCCCCGACGCCACCTTCGACTTCGAGTTCTCCAACGTCTTCGACCACGCGCTGTACCCGGACCGCTTCGCCGCCGAGGTGGAGCGCACGCTGCGCCCCGGCGGCGTCGCCGTGCTCCACGTCGCCGTGCACCGCCGCGGGGACAGGTACTCCGCCAACGACCTGCTGGACGTGCGCGGCCTCGTCGGCCTGTTCCGCCGCTGCGACGTCGTGCGGGTGTCCAAGGTCGACGCCTTCGGGCTCGACACCGAGGTCATCCTCCGCAAGAAGGGGTCGTCTCGCCGCTGA